The nucleotide window GAGCCACCCTGGGGTGGGATTTACCTGAGGCTGGCCAGGATTCAGGATCCCTCCCAGGGTTCAGGGTCcctcctgggatttggggttctaTGGGAGCTTTGGGGTCCCTCTCAGGGGTTGGCATCTGTGGGGTTCAGGGTCtcccccaggatttggggtcactccTGGGGTTCGGGGTCTCACCGGGGGCTGCATTCCCCGGGACTGTGGGGTTTGGGAGTCACTCTGGAGGTGGGGATCCCTCCGGGGGGTCGGGCCCTGGCACGCCCTGCCAcccccgttcccgttcccgttcccgcaggAGGATCCTTCGGGGACCTTCGTGCAGCTCCGCCTGGGCCTGGCACAGACCAGCTGCCGCAAGCGAGCGCCGCAGCGGCACTGCCGGGTGCTGGAGAACcgggtgaggggctggggacaggcctggggtgtccctgctcccctggggACAGGCCTGGGGTgtccctcctcccctggggacagggctggggtgtcctcctcccctggggacAGGTCTGGGGTgtccctccttccctggggacaggcCTGGGGTGTCCCTCTTGCCCTGGGGACAGGCCTGGGGTGTCCCTTTTcccttggggacagggctggggtgtccctgctcccctggggacagggctggggtgtCCCTCAtcccctggggacagggctggggtgtCCCTTTTCCCTTGGGGCACATGGGGTGTGTCCCTTTTCCCTTGGGGCACATGGGGGGTGTCCTTTTTCCCTTGGGGCACATGTGGGTTGTCCCTTTTCCCTTGGGGCACATGGGGGGTGTCCCTTTCCCTTGGGGCACATGGGGGGTGTCCCTTTTCCCTTGGGGCAGCATCCCAGGGTGTTCCCATCTCCCTTGGCACATCCTGCAGTGTTGTCCCCTCCCTCAGGACACTTTCCAAGCTGTCCCTCTCCCTTGGGGCACATCCCCACTCCCCTGGGGCCTATCCTGGGGTGTCCCCTCTCCCTTGGGGCACATCCCAGGGGTCCCACACCCCTCAGCCTCCCGCAGCCCCCCCATCCCGTCACCACGCCGCTGAGGGTGGCAGGGTGGGGCAGAGGGGACGGCGGTCCGTGCCGGAGGGTCCCCAGGGCTCGGGGGTGACACCGCCCCGTGTCCCAGAGGAAGCCGACCTGCCTGGCCTGCTACAAGTTCGACACCAgcgatgtccccaaggtgctgGACAAGTACCACAACTGCGGCCCCAGCCACCACCTGGCGGTCAAGGTgagtgcccccagtgccccggtgtcccccctgtgtccccacccGTGCCAGCCCCTGCTGTGCCCGCAGGAGATCCGGCAGCGGGACGAGGCCGAGTGCCGGGCGGTGgaggaggcggggagagggggGGACACGCCGTACCTGCCCGGAATGTTCGCCTTCTCCCGGGGGCTGCCGGCCTAGGTGGGTACGGGggcacccctggggacacccctggggacacccctggggacagggggacacagggaccccagcacagcccccactCCTTGTCCCCTTTCCAGGCACCACAGCACCGACGGACGCTGCCACGGCGGTCCCGGCCTGTCCCGCTTGTcaccccccagccccgtgtGAGCACGGGGGGTCCCGGACGTGTCCCCCGCTCCCGCCTGTCCCCCCTGCCCAGTAAACCAGCGCTGGCCCCGCTCTCACGCCTCTGATTCCCGCCTGGCACCACCCGTGccatcccctgttgtccccagggacagggacagggtgggtgGGGAGTGGCTCCATGTCACCACCACCCATGTCacctcctgtgtcacctctTGTCCTTCCCCAGCGATGGGCTGAGCAGTGAGACCCCTGAGGCCACAGGACAGAGGGACACTGGAGGGTGGGACATGTTTAATGCACAGTGCCACCACGTCCCCTGTCCCCGCGATGTCCCCAAGCCGAGGCCGGGCTCCCCAcggctcctctgctgctccctggggaccctctgctgggctggggtggctctgggggtCCCCTGGCCGCAGTCTGGGGGTcccagaggaggaaggagacaGGCTTGTGGTGGCTCTGGGGGTCCCCTGGCCGCAGTCTGGGGGTCCCACGGctcagaggaggagggagacaGGCTCGTGGTGGCTCTGGGGGTCTCACGGTGACAGTGTGGGCTTGGGGGCTTTTCCTGGATCCATTTCTGTGCTGCCATGGCTAAGAGAAAGAATttgggcaggggtggcactgaggggctCCTACacctgtttttggggtctcacaGTTCAGAAGATGACGGAGATGGACTCGTGATGGCTCTGGGGGTATCCCAGCCCTGGTTTTGTGGTCCCACAGGCTGTGGTGGCTCTGGGGGTTCTCCTGGCCCTGTTTTCAGGGTTCCATGGCTCAGATGACAATGGCTGTGGGCTGTGATGGCTCTGGGGTTCTCCATTCCCATcttcagggtcctgtggctcagATGAGGGTGGCTTTGGGCTGTGGTGGCTTTGGGGGTTCTCCTGGCCCCGTTTTCAGGGTTCCATGGCTCAGGTGATGATGGCTTTGGGCTGTGATGGCTCTGGGGTTCTCCATTCCCATCTTCAGGGTTCTGTGGCTCAGATGATGATGGTTTTGGGCTGTGGCGGCTTTGGGGGTTCTCCTGGCCCCGTttccagggtcctgtggctcagATGAGGGTGGCTTTGGGTTGCGGGTTCTCCTGGCCCCGTTTTCAGGGTTCTGTGGCTCTGGGGGTTCTCCATTCCCATCTTCAGGGTTCTGTGGCTCAGATGAGGGTGGCTCTGGGGGGTCTCCTGGCCCTGTTTTCAGGGTGGCTCAGGTGACGGTGGCTTTGGGCTGTGATGGCTTTGGGGGTTCTCCATTCCCATcttcagggtcctgtggctcagATGAGGGT belongs to Taeniopygia guttata chromosome 2, bTaeGut7.mat, whole genome shotgun sequence and includes:
- the RARRES2 gene encoding retinoic acid receptor responder protein 2 precursor (The RefSeq protein has 1 substitution compared to this genomic sequence), which gives rise to MRLPVALWLPLALAVAAAAAGQSPLQRRVVRDVLEYFHARSNVHFLFKERELDGVTEREDPSGTFVQLRLGLAQTTCRKRAPQRHCRVLENRRKPTCLACYKFDTSDVPKVLDKYHNCGPSHHLAVKEIRQRDEAECRAVEEAGRGGDTPYLPGMFAFSRGLPA